ATGCTATGGCATTTGTTGATAGTGATAACGGATTTGAAGTAGTATTTAGtgacgaagatgatgatatgGGAGAAGAAGATGCAGATGATGCTCGTTCAGATTcggaagaaaatgaattatCTTCTGAAATGCAATCAAGTACAGCGGACGGCACGGATGTGGACTATGAGGTTGATGATGCAGATGGACTAATTATCAATATTGACCAGCCCTCAggagatgatgaagaaatggCAGACTATGATGCTAACATTAGCCATTCTTCTCacagtgaaaatgaagatgacgctTCAATGGACGTCATAGAAGTTTACGACGACGAGCTAAGTTCTGGATATGATGTTGATTTAAGCGATTATGACGTAGATGAATCTGATTGGGACTCCGGGTTATCCAGCCTATCTATTTCTGATGAAGATAGTGAAAGTAGCGAAGATGAGCCTATTAACTCCACCAGAATGGGAGATTCAAGAAGGAGATGGCTGATAGCTGAAGGCGTGGAGCTAACTGACGACTCGCAAGGTGAgagtgaagaagatgatagAGGTGTTTTCCGTGGTATTGAAcatatattttcaaatgagAATGAGCCTTTGTTTAGAGTTCATGACGAAATGCGTCATAGAAACCATCATCGCTCAATCAATCGTACCCATTTTCACTCTGCTATGAGCGCCCCCTCTTTAAGCTTATTAAATCgtggaagaagaaaccaAAGCAACCTAATAAATCCACTAGGGCCTACAGGATTGGAACAAGTGGAGAACGATATTTCAGATCAGGTGACTGTTGCTGGTTCAGGCTCTCGCCCAAGATCACATCATCTTCACTTTTCGGAAGTTCTAGTCTCAGGCAGCTTTTTTGATGAACCTGTCTTAGATGGCATAATTTTAAAGTCTACGGTATCCAGATGGAAGGATATATTCGACATGTTTTACGACTCTAAGACTTACGCTAACTGTATTATTCCTACTGTTATCAACAGATTATACAAGGTCAGTTTAGCTTTGCAAAAGGACTTGGAAAACAAACGTGAACaagagaaattgaaaaataagaacCTACTATTCAACGAGGCTAAAGTAGAAAGCCATAACAGTTCTGATGCTATATCGGTAGAACAAGACGATATACAAGAAAGCAATGTTACTCATGATGACCACGAGCCTGTATATGTTACTATTCAAGGTTCCGAGGTTGATATAGGTGGTACAGATATTGATCCAGAATTCATGAATGCATTGCCTGATGATATAAGAGCCGATGTCTTTGCACAACATGTTAGAGAAAGAAGAGCAGAAGCTAGGCTAAATTCTGATCATAACGTACACTCCAGAGAAATCGATTCCGATTTTCTGGAAGCAATTCCTGAAGACATCAGAGAAGGAATATTGGATACTGAGGCAGAGGAACAGAGAATGTTTGGTAGAATTGGCTCTTCGGCCGATGTGATTAGAGCAGACGACGACGTTAGCAACAATGacgaagaagttgaaaacGGTTTGGATCATGGAAATAGTAATGATCGCAATAACGCCGACcctgaaaagaaaaaaccgGCTAGAATATACTTTGCACCATTAATTGATCGTGCCGGGATTGCCTCATTGATGAAATCTGTGTTTATTTCGAAACCTTATATTCAGCGTGAAATTTATCATGAGCTTTTCTACCGTTTATGTTCTAGCAAACAAAATAGAAATGATTTGATGaatacatttttatttatactAAGTGAAGGTATCATAGATCAGCACTCTTTGGAAAAGGTTTATAACATTATTTCCAGCAGGGCAATGGGGCACGCAAAAACCACGACCGTTAGACAGTTACCATCAGATTGTACCCCGCTAACAGTGGCTAATCAAACTATCGAAATTTTGCAAAGTCTAATTGACGCGGATTCTAGGCTAAAATACTTCCTGATTGCAGAACATGACAACCTGATAGTGAACAAAGCTAATAACAAATCTAGGAAAGAAGCCTTACCTgacaaaaaattaagatGGCCTTTATGGCATTTATTCTCACTTTTAGATAGAAAGCTCATTACAGACGAAAGCGTATTGATGGATTTGTTAACAAGAATATTACAAGTTTGTACTAAAACATTGGCTGTCCTTTCTACAAGTTCAAAtggtaaagaaaatttaagCAAAAAGTTTCATTTACCTAGTTTTGATGAGGATGATCtcatgaaaattttatccaTCATTATGCTTGATAGTTGTACTACAAGAGTATTTCAACAAACACTTAATATAATTTACAACCTCTCTAAATTACAAGGCTGTATGTCCATTTTCACGAAACATTTGGTATCTTTAGCTATCAGCATAATGAGTAAATTAAAGAGTGCTCTCGATGGGCTATCACGTGAAGTAGGCACTATCACCACCGGAATGGAGATCAATTCAGAGCTGTTACAGAAATTTACCCTTCCAAGTTCTGATCAAGCtaaattattgaaaattttaactACGgttgattttctttacactcacaaaagaaaagaggaagagcGCAACGTTAAAGACCTTCAATCTTTATATGATAAGATGAACGGCGGACCAGTGTGGTCCTCATTGAGTGAGTGCTTATctcaatttgaaaagagtcAAGCCATCAACACTTCAGCCACAATCTTACTTCCGTTGATCGAATCACTTATGGTTGTATGCAGGCGTAGTGACTTAAGTCAAAATAGAAACACTGCAGTCAAATATGAAGATGCTAAATTATTggatttttccaaaacaCGTGTCGAAAACTTATTTTTCCCATTTACAGACGCACACAAGAAGTTGTTGAATCAAATGATTCGTTCAAATCCAAAACTGATGAGTGGTCCTTTCGCATTATTGGTCAAGAATCCAAAAGTTTTGGATTTTGACAACAAAAgatatttcttcaatgcCAAATTGAAGTCTGATAATCAAGAGCGTCCTAAATTACCTATTACCGTTCGCCGTGAGCAGGTTTTCTTGGACTCTTATCGAGccttatttttcaagacAAACGatgaaatcaagaattCTAAATTAGAGATAACATTCAAAGGAGAAAGTGGTGTCGATGCCGGTGGGGTAACCAGAGAATGGTACCAAGTACTATCGAGACAGATGTTCAACCCTGATTAtgctctttttcttcctgtACCATCGGATAAAACTACTTTCCATCCTAATCGGACATCAGGTATCAACCCTGAGCAcctttctttctttaaatttatCGGGATGATTATAGGGAAAGCAATTAGAGACCAATGCTTTTTGGATTGCCATTTTAGTCGTGAAGTATACAAGAATATTTTGGGTAGGCCTGTATCATTGAAGGATATGGAGTCTCTTGATCCAGATTATTATAAATCATTGGTGTGGATTCTTGAAAACGATATCACAGATATTATAGAGGAAACTTTTTCTGTTGAAACTGATGATTATGGTGAACATAAAGTTATCAATTTGATTGAGGGGGGCAAGGATATAATAGTTACAGAGGCCAATAAACAGGATTATGTGAAAAAGGTTGTCGAATATAAACTTCAGACATCTGTTAAGGAACAAATGGATAACTTTTTAGTGGGTTTCTATGCCCTTATATCCAAAGATCTCATTACAATATTTGATGAGCAGGAATTGGAGTTATTAATCAGCGGTTTGCCTGATATTGATGTCGACGACTGGAAAAACAATACTACTTATGTTAATTACACCGCAACCTGTAAGGAAGTGAGTTATTTTTGGAGGGCAGTTAGATCCTTCGACGCTGAAGAACGTGCCAAGTTGTTGCAGTTTGTTACCGGTACTAGTAAAGTTCCTCTAAATGGGTTTAAGGAACTAAGCGGTGTCAACGGTGTTTGTAAATTTTCCATCCATCGTGATTTTGGTTCATCAGAAAGACTACCATCATCACATACCTGTTTCAATCAACTGAATTTACCTCCTTATGAATCATATGAGACATTGCGTGGTTCACTATTATTGGCAATCAATGAAGGGCATGAAGGGTTTGGTCTTGCCTGATCATTTTTCGTGTAAATTTATAGCGCCATGTAACCAAGTATTTTAGAACGTCTTTTATTTAAACCTTTAACCATACAACACTTGCCCAAGGAAGAGGAACAGAAGGATTTTTtaatttgtaaaaatgCGTTTAATCTTAACGAAACATAATACAGATTTCATGTGCATTTCgccctttttttttatgacAAGCAATATCTTCCAAAGTTTCTCAAAAAGGTATGATGTAAGATACAGTAAATGatatgtaaaaaaagtacaaaCTCCACTTATAAAACCATATTGAAACAGCGAATGGTTATAATATTTTACATAAAGATTAATAGAATACACTTACCTAAGAAAAATATCCGTGAAAAcaaattacaaaattaAAAGTCACTTATCACATTAGAAACTCAAATacgaaaacaaaacaaagaaaagtaaCAAAAAGTGGTTTGAAGACGGAAATACGATCATTCTTTCCATTCCCAACATGTCATGATCTctccattttcttcaagaagATATAATTCTATATTCTCTGATTGCTCtttcatgattttttctttcgttTGAGCCCATAGATTATTCtgttcttttatatttggTATGTCGCTCAATAAAGTAGCTCTTAGTTGAACTGTTGTCAGAAAAGGTTCTTCAcctttgttcttctttacatctttcaatttatcaattgCCTCTTTTACCAATTTCTCAATTATCTGCTCTCCTTGAACGTAATTGTCAAGTGTCgattgtatttttttgataaggAAAAGGACGCCTAGGGTGATAAATAAAGAACCACCATATTTCGTTATATACTCCTGTATATCCCCTTCTAAATGACATTGCAACGTAacccatttttttgaagttgaACGATAAATATAGTTAGTGTTATTAGATTTAgatttctctctttttccATTAGTTTCAAAATCTAATGGCAGCCAGATAatatcatcttttttctttaatatttcAAGCACATTTTTCCAATGATCATTGAATTCCCTTTGACTTTCCCATGACGGTCTAGAATGAGAGAATATATCATATAATTTGGTTTCCGTTTCACCACTCTCAAAGAGATTCTCTCCTTCACCACATTCATGTTGtgcattcttctttttaagATATTCATTTACTTTCCAAACCAGTTCATCAAcctccttttctttactttcaTCTTTGGCAcaatattttggaaaaggaatAATACCATACGTTTCTAAAATAGAACTTTTAGGCTCATAGCCTGGTTCACACTCAACATtcataaaagaagaacataTTCCATGCTCAGGACATTCGAGACAATTTGGTCGATAAGCTTGCAACACTGAATCTACCCTTTCAGTCTGAGGGAAAGCTGAGATTGCAAGAGATTTCAGGGGCTTTTCATGACCGCAATATCCTACTTGAATTCTCTGTTCTCGATACCAAAGaccaaaaagaataggacatattattgaaaggaaaatagCACCATTCCATAACCAAATGAAGAGATGTGCAATAAACGGTTTCATAATATCTATCCCTCTTTTAGTTTTGTTGGCAATGAAGTGCCTGGTGCGACCTTTTGGACTTcgtatattttttttcgacGATAACCTACTAGTATCCTCTTCGTCTTGATTATCAAAAGtttctgatatttttgttagttcttcttttgcttcCTTCACCTCAGGTTGGACTTCCAAATTGATATTCTCCATCACCTCACTTTCATTTCTTGTTTCTGCTCCAGTTGAAGGACCAACAGGCTCTTCTGTTTCGATTCTGATAGACGATAAGTCCGTGGATTTTATAGAATGATCATAATTCTCCGTAGCTGCACTAGCTAACTCTTTATTTAGTTGAGCTAAAAATTCGTTTGATACTTTTAAATTCGGCAATTCTGGTTTTGGAAGCTCTTTTACCCTTGGTTTGTCATCCGAAGAATCTTTCTTATGAAGTTCTTCTACAGTTTCCAGTTCAGAAGTTAAATCAGCAGAAGTTGCTTTCCCATCTGACTTAGATTGTGGAGGAGACTCTGGTGGTTTATTGGCCTTACTagatcttttctttcttttctttttaggAGACTTCTCTTCCTGTATTTGCATCTTCGCTTCATTATCCGTACTAATTTGTTCCCTTTTCCTCTTGTTAGtttcaacattttcatctttgaCAGTTTTACTCTCACTAGAACTTGATTCAAGCTTTTTACTCTTTAATGTCTTTTTGCGATCTGCGTTTTTTGCCCCAGACTTCACAACCTTTTGAATGCTAGTTCTAACCTTTGAGGCCTCAGGTGAAGATTGGAGACGTTGCCTCACTTTCTCCTCAAACAATTTCACCAAGACAGGCTTCCTAGCGTTGGCAGGGAACGCAACATCATTTTCTACCAAAACTCTTCTCAATTGGCTGACCTTCAGCGTTTTCGGATCAAGGTTTCTGTGATCCATTGTCGATTAGTGAAGATAGGAAACTTCCTTTTCTACTATTATGTCCGTTAAAGTTCATCCTACCGTTTCTTTGCTGTTAAAAtctctcttcttttttatttttttcaaacttatCTCTTACTATTTATGGAAGGACgatcaagaaaatgtaTATACTATCCCTTCCCCTACGCATACAgaatatattaaaatgAATAGATAATAGAAACATATACCGATTGTAACATGAGTTTCGTCCCAGAATATAAATtgcttgaaaaatttaatacTATTTAGTAAGCAGGATCACTATCGTCACCAGAAGCCCGCAATGTGGCCAGATATTCTCCTCTTGATATCTTGTCCTCAATGGCCTGAATGGTGTAGTCACTAAGAGTTTCTTCATAGGGACCCAATATTTCCACTAGCGTTGTTTTTGAACCGCTTTTGCCATCAGATTTGCATCGAGATGTATAGGGCTTGCCTAAAGGAATTATCCACATAAGTATGTTAGAACCCATAAAGTCTTTTATATTAGCTAAGATTGACTTTTTGTCCCAGAAAGAGTGAAATTCAGATCTATCGAACTCTACCACAAACCTCAACTTGTTTGCTTCCGAGTAATAACAAAATATCTTCCTtgttccaaattttttccttttgctATCTATGATAGCCTCCAAAGACGTCTTGTTTTGACTCATGTAAAAAATACTCGATGCCAACAAACTTGCGGTTAATAACCATCCAAGGATGGCAAACACTAACGTTGAAATTATATTTGCGTTTAAATTGGGGCTATAATTATGATTGTGTTGAGTAATAATTCTTATGTAAACGCAAATAGACACCCACATGATAAGTAAAAGTGTTGAAAAATAAGCAGCAAACTGCACAAAGAGTCTATAATTGTCTCTACCAATAACAGTCCCTATCCACATGCAGTAATGATCAAAGCGAGGAATGCAGTGGCCTAGTTCTGAAGAATGATGCGTTCGTTCCATTTTCAGACTTTGACATTCACTGCACCATATTGGGTATCCGTGAGGATCAGACTGATAACACTTAGGCGGAACCACAGCATCGTATTCCACTGAAGTGTTTTGAGAAGTGTTGCTAGTCTTCTCTTCAGAGGCTATAGGAAGGATCAAAAAAGGTGCTACGTGCGGTTGGGTACCTGGACCGACCAAGATAACTATTTGAAGCCATATGAAAATCACGACTACGTCTAGGAAGCATACCGCACAAATAAGACCAACCGAAACTGATTTCTGACGAAGTCGTTTGTCGACTTGCTCGTAACATAGTTTATGGCAGTAAGCCCACGTACCGTAGCACAGTAAACCGAGCACGATAATCGGTAAGATGAATCTAAACCATGACCTGCGCCTGATTCGAATATTCCATGATAGAGCCATTCATATACAACGGTTTAATTTCTGCCGTGTCGCGATGAAAGGACCTTAGCTAGGTTCTGAAAATATTACAACGGGCAGATATACGCCTAATTAGTTGTTTTGTTTGAGTGCTGTGTTTATGCTACTATTATTTAAAACGTAAAtagtggaaaaaaaaatcgacTAAATGGTCCAAATCGGGCCGTTCGCTCGTAAATTTGTTCTTAAGCACTAATACTAAAGAGAGTATACAACAGAACAGACGCACAAGACAGCACTCATCATCAGCTAAGAAACTGAACTGCTTGTTAAAATTTGAGTTTGTTTCCTCTTAGGATTTGCAGCATTAGTGGGCCCCCGCACACAAGTAAATATaagtgaaagaaaaatgctTATGGATGAGTATGAGGAAAACAAGGACATGTGTCCGATCTGTAAGACAGATCGATACCTTTCTCCGGAtgtgaaatttttggtGAATCCTGAATGCTATCACAGGATCTGTGAGTCGTGTGTTGATCGAATATTTAGTCTCGGTCCTGCCCAGTGTCCATATAAAGGGTGTGACAAGATTCTTAGAAAGAATAAGTTCAAGACCCAAATATTCGATGATGTGGAAGTTGAGAAAGAAGTTGACATCAGGAAGAGAGTGTTCAATGTGTTCAACAAAACTATCGATGACTTCAATGGTGACCTTGTGGAATAtaacaaatatttggaaGAGGTGGAAGACATTATATACAAACTAGATCACGGGATCGATGTGGCTAAGACCGAGGAGAAACTACGCACCTACGAGGAATTAAACAAGCAACTGATTATGAATAACTTGGAGAGAAGCAGAACAGAGATAGAAAGTTTCGAACAGAGACAAAAATTCGAAAAGgagatgaaattgaagaagcGACTGTTGGAAAGACAAATCGAAGAGGAGGAAAGAATGAACAAAGAGTggacaaagaaagaaatcgTCAACCGGTTGAGTACGACCACCCAGGATATCAATGAAACAATCGAAGGCGTTAAAAATACGgttaaattgaaaaaatcgtCCGCTAGAAGGAAATTGGAAGAAC
This is a stretch of genomic DNA from Saccharomyces cerevisiae S288C chromosome IV, complete sequence. It encodes these proteins:
- the HEH2 gene encoding Heh2p (Inner nuclear membrane (INM) protein; contains helix-extension-helix (HEH) motif, nuclear localization signal sequence; targeting to the INM requires the Srp1p-Kap95p karyopherins and the Ran cycle; HEH2 has a paralog, SRC1, that arose from the whole genome duplication); this translates as MDHRNLDPKTLKVSQLRRVLVENDVAFPANARKPVLVKLFEEKVRQRLQSSPEASKVRTSIQKVVKSGAKNADRKKTLKSKKLESSSSESKTVKDENVETNKRKREQISTDNEAKMQIQEEKSPKKKRKKRSSKANKPPESPPQSKSDGKATSADLTSELETVEELHKKDSSDDKPRVKELPKPELPNLKVSNEFLAQLNKELASAATENYDHSIKSTDLSSIRIETEEPVGPSTGAETRNESEVMENINLEVQPEVKEAKEELTKISETFDNQDEEDTSRLSSKKNIRSPKGRTRHFIANKTKRGIDIMKPFIAHLFIWLWNGAIFLSIICPILFGLWYREQRIQVGYCGHEKPLKSLAISAFPQTERVDSVLQAYRPNCLECPEHGICSSFMNVECEPGYEPKSSILETYGIIPFPKYCAKDESKEKEVDELVWKVNEYLKKKNAQHECGEGENLFESGETETKLYDIFSHSRPSWESQREFNDHWKNVLEILKKKDDIIWLPLDFETNGKREKSKSNNTNYIYRSTSKKWVTLQCHLEGDIQEYITKYGGSLFITLGVLFLIKKIQSTLDNYVQGEQIIEKLVKEAIDKLKDVKKNKGEEPFLTTVQLRATLLSDIPNIKEQNNLWAQTKEKIMKEQSENIELYLLEENGEIMTCWEWKE
- the PFA5 gene encoding palmitoyltransferase PFA5 (Palmitoyltransferase with autoacylation activity; likely functions in pathway(s) outside Ras; member of a family of putative palmitoyltransferases containing an Asp-His-His-Cys-cysteine rich (DHHC-CRD) domain); the encoded protein is MALSWNIRIRRRSWFRFILPIIVLGLLCYGTWAYCHKLCYEQVDKRLRQKSVSVGLICAVCFLDVVVIFIWLQIVILVGPGTQPHVAPFLILPIASEEKTSNTSQNTSVEYDAVVPPKCYQSDPHGYPIWCSECQSLKMERTHHSSELGHCIPRFDHYCMWIGTVIGRDNYRLFVQFAAYFSTLLLIMWVSICVYIRIITQHNHNYSPNLNANIISTLVFAILGWLLTASLLASSIFYMSQNKTSLEAIIDSKRKKFGTRKIFCYYSEANKLRFVVEFDRSEFHSFWDKKSILANIKDFMGSNILMWIIPLGKPYTSRCKSDGKSGSKTTLVEILGPYEETLSDYTIQAIEDKISRGEYLATLRASGDDSDPAY
- the TFB3 gene encoding TFIIH/NER complex subunit TFB3 (Subunit of TFIIH and nucleotide excision repair factor 3 complexes; involved in transcription initiation, required for nucleotide excision repair; RING domain hydrophobic loop is required for transcription start site scanning as part of TFIIK, the protein kinase component of TFIIH, at the interface with RNAPII in the pre-initiation complex; RING finger protein similar to mammalian CAK and TFIIH subunit), with translation MLMDEYEENKDMCPICKTDRYLSPDVKFLVNPECYHRICESCVDRIFSLGPAQCPYKGCDKILRKNKFKTQIFDDVEVEKEVDIRKRVFNVFNKTIDDFNGDLVEYNKYLEEVEDIIYKLDHGIDVAKTEEKLRTYEELNKQLIMNNLERSRTEIESFEQRQKFEKEMKLKKRLLERQIEEEERMNKEWTKKEIVNRLSTTTQDINETIEGVKNTVKLKKSSARRKLEELNRVLKNNPYFNSNVNVQNSRLKDAVPFTPFNGDREAHPRFTLKGSVYNDPFIKDLEHRKEFIASGFNTNYAYERVLTEAFMGLGCVISEEL